The proteins below come from a single Candida albicans SC5314 chromosome 7, complete sequence genomic window:
- the RVS161 gene encoding amphiphysin-like protein (Protein required for endocytosis; contains a BAR domain, which is found in proteins involved in membrane curvature; null mutant exhibits defects in hyphal growth, virulence, cell wall integrity, and actin patch localization): MSWGGFKKAINRAGASVIVKDVDKTMDKDFDVEERRYKTLKTAGTNLQKAAKGYLDNIRAITNSQVTIAEIIYNLYEESKQGQSLYSNVGTYYMQSVKEFDEETVKQIDGPYRETVLDPIGKFSNYFSEIDEAIKKRAHKKIDYEQCKAKVRRLVDKPAKDAAKLPRAEKELSMAKEIYDELNDQLKAELPQLIALRVPFYDPSFEALVKIQLRFCTEGYSRLAQIQQYLDPASRDEYANGLLDGKIDDMLAQMQGLSITSLGK; the protein is encoded by the coding sequence ATGTCTTGGGGAGGATTTAAGAAAGCAATCAATCGAGCTGGCGCATCTGTTATTGTCAAGGATGTTGACAAGACTATGGATAAGGACTTTGATGTGGAGGAGAGAAGGTACAAGACCTTAAAGACTGCAGGGACGAATTTACAGAAAGCTGCCAAGGGGTATTTGGACAACATCAGAGCAATCACGAATTCCCAAGTCACAATTGCCGAGATTATTTATAACTTGTACGAGGAGTCGAAGCAGGGACAATCGCTCTACTCGAATGTTGGGACTTATTACATGCAGAGTGTCAAGGAGTTTGATGAGGAGACTGTGAAACAGATTGATGGCCCGTATAGGGAGACTGTTTTGGATCCAATTGGAAAGTTTTCCAACTACTTTAGTGAGATTGACGAAGCAATCAAAAAGAGAGCACACAAGAAGATTGACTATGAGCAGTGCAAAGCCAAAGTTAGACGGTTAGTCGATAAACCTGCCAAAGATGCGGCCAAGTTGCCACGCGCCGAGAAGGAATTGTCGATGGCCAAAGAGATTTACGACGAGTTGAATGACCAGCTCAAGGCCGAGTTGCCGCAGTTGATTGCATTGAGGGTGCCTTTCTACGATCCGTCGTTTGAGGCGTTGGTCAAGATCCAGTTGAGGTTCTGTACTGAGGGGTACTCGAGATTGGCACAGATCCAACAGTACTTGGACCCAGCGTCCAGAGACGAGTATGCCAATGGGTTGTTGGACGGCAAGATTGATGATATGTTGGCACAAATGCAAGGTTTGAGTATAACTTCTTTAGGAAAGTAG